The Symphalangus syndactylus isolate Jambi chromosome 3, NHGRI_mSymSyn1-v2.1_pri, whole genome shotgun sequence genome has a segment encoding these proteins:
- the LOC129479263 gene encoding heterogeneous nuclear ribonucleoprotein A3-like isoform X2: MEVKTPPGRPQPDSGRRRRRRGEEGHDPKEPEQLRKLFIDGLSFETTDDNLREHFEKWDTLTACVVMRDPQTKRSRGFGFVTYPCVEEVDAAMCARPHKVDGRVVEPRRAVSREDSVKPGAHLTVKKIFVGGIKEDTEEYNLRDYFEKYGKIETIEVMEDRQSGKKRGFAFVSFDDHDTVDKIVVQKYHTINGHNCEVKKALSKQEMQSAGSQRGRGGGSGNFMGRGGNFGGGGGNFGHGGNCGGRGGCGGGGGGSRGSYGGGDGGYNGFGGDGNFGGGNYGGGGNYNDFGNYSGQQQSNYGPMKGGSFGGRSSGSPYGGGYGSGGGSGGYGSRRF, from the exons ATGGAGGTAAAAACGCCGCCCGGTCGCCCCCAGCCCGACTCTGGCCGTCGCCGTCGCCGCCGGGGGGAGGAGGGCCATGATCCAAAGGAACCAGAGCAGCTGAGAAAACTGTTTATTGATGGTCTGAGCTTTGAAACTACAGATGATAATTTAAGAGAACATTTTGAGAAATGGGACACACTCACAGCTTGTGTGGTAATGAGAGACCCCCAAACAAAACGTTCCAGGGGCTTTGGTTTTGTAACTTATCCTTGTGTTGAAGAGGTGGATGCAGCGATGTGTGCTCGACCACACAAGGTTGATGGGCGTGTAGTGGAACCAAGGAGAGCTGTTTCTAGAGAGGATTCTGTAAAGCCTGGTGCCCATCTAACAGTGAAGAAaatttttgttggtggtattaaagaagatacagaagaatataatttgagagaTTACTTTGAAAAGTATGGCAAGATTGAAACCATAGAAGTTATGGAAGACAGGCAGAGTGGAAAAAAGagaggatttgcttttgtaaGTTTTGATGATCATGATACAGTTGATAAAATTGTTGTTCAGAAATACCACACTATTAATGGGCATAATTGTGAAGTGAAAAAGGCCCTTTCTAAACAAGAGATGCAGTCTGCTGGATCACAGAGAGGTCGTGGAGGTGGATCTGGCAATTTTATGGGTCGTGgaggaaactttggaggtggtggaggtaATTTTGGCCATGGTGGAAACTGTGGTGGAAGAGGAGgctgtggtggtggaggtggtggcagcagagggagttatggaggaggtgatggtggatataATGGATTTGGAGGTGATG GAAATTTTGGTGGTGGTAACTATGGTGGTGGTGGGAACTATAATGATTTTGGAAATTACAGTGGACAACAGCAATCAAATTATGGACCGATGAAAGGGGGCAGTTTTGGTGGAAGAAGCTCAGGCAGTCcctatggtggtggttatggatctggtggtggaagtggtggatatggtagcagaaggttctaa
- the LOC129479263 gene encoding heterogeneous nuclear ribonucleoprotein A3-like isoform X1: protein MEVKTPPGRPQPDSGRRRRRRGEEGHDPKEPEQLRKLFIDGLSFETTDDNLREHFEKWDTLTACVVMRDPQTKRSRGFGFVTYPCVEEVDAAMCARPHKVDGRVVEPRRAVSREDSVKPGAHLTVKKIFVGGIKEDTEEYNLRDYFEKYGKIETIEVMEDRQSGKKRGFAFVSFDDHDTVDKIVVQKYHTINGHNCEVKKALSKQEMQSAGSQRGRGGGSGNFMGRGGNFGGGGGNFGHGGNCGGRGGCGGGGGGSRGSYGGGDGGYNGFGGDGGNNGGGPGYSSRGGYGGGPPGYGNQGGGYGGGGGGYDGYNEGGNFGGGNYGGGGNYNDFGNYSGQQQSNYGPMKGGSFGGRSSGSPYGGGYGSGGGSGGYGSRRF, encoded by the coding sequence ATGGAGGTAAAAACGCCGCCCGGTCGCCCCCAGCCCGACTCTGGCCGTCGCCGTCGCCGCCGGGGGGAGGAGGGCCATGATCCAAAGGAACCAGAGCAGCTGAGAAAACTGTTTATTGATGGTCTGAGCTTTGAAACTACAGATGATAATTTAAGAGAACATTTTGAGAAATGGGACACACTCACAGCTTGTGTGGTAATGAGAGACCCCCAAACAAAACGTTCCAGGGGCTTTGGTTTTGTAACTTATCCTTGTGTTGAAGAGGTGGATGCAGCGATGTGTGCTCGACCACACAAGGTTGATGGGCGTGTAGTGGAACCAAGGAGAGCTGTTTCTAGAGAGGATTCTGTAAAGCCTGGTGCCCATCTAACAGTGAAGAAaatttttgttggtggtattaaagaagatacagaagaatataatttgagagaTTACTTTGAAAAGTATGGCAAGATTGAAACCATAGAAGTTATGGAAGACAGGCAGAGTGGAAAAAAGagaggatttgcttttgtaaGTTTTGATGATCATGATACAGTTGATAAAATTGTTGTTCAGAAATACCACACTATTAATGGGCATAATTGTGAAGTGAAAAAGGCCCTTTCTAAACAAGAGATGCAGTCTGCTGGATCACAGAGAGGTCGTGGAGGTGGATCTGGCAATTTTATGGGTCGTGgaggaaactttggaggtggtggaggtaATTTTGGCCATGGTGGAAACTGTGGTGGAAGAGGAGgctgtggtggtggaggtggtggcagcagagggagttatggaggaggtgatggtggatataATGGATTTGGAGGTGATGGTGGCAACAATGGCGGTGGTCCTGGTTATAGTAGTAGAGGGGGCTATGGTGGTGGACCACCAGGATATGGAAACCAAGGTGGTGGatatggtggaggtggtggaggatatgATGGTTACAATGAAGGAGGAAATTTTGGTGGTGGTAACTATGGTGGTGGTGGGAACTATAATGATTTTGGAAATTACAGTGGACAACAGCAATCAAATTATGGACCGATGAAAGGGGGCAGTTTTGGTGGAAGAAGCTCAGGCAGTCcctatggtggtggttatggatctggtggtggaagtggtggatatggtagcagaaggttctaa